The genome window AGTGCCAGCTCATCGATGTCGAAACCGAGGCCAACGGATTGCTCAGTTACGACCGCGCGGTGTGGAAGGTCGATCCCGACGCGATCCGCAACGCCACCCATCCTGGTGCCTCCGATGTGCGCTGGTCCAATCCGCTGCCGTTCCAATACACCGAAGGCCAGACCGCCCCACGCTCCGAAGTACGCGATCCGTGCATCATTCGCGAAGACGACACTTACTACCTCATCTTTACCATGCACCCGTTCCGCAACCGCGAGGAGAAGTTTCTGAACGAGCCGAACCAAGGAGGTTCGCCCGGTATCGCGCTTTACTCATCGAAAGATTTGAAGTCGTGGAAATTCGAGAATTGGCTCGTGAAGGCATCGGAGTTGACGGAAAGCTGTCCCCACAAAAACCGCTTCTGGGCTCCGGAGATTCACAAGATTGGCGGCAAGTTTTATCTCATCTTCACGGCCGACAACTGGCTCAAGAACGAATACAACCCCGCTGGCACGTGGGGCACGGCGGGCTACGCGTTCGTCGGCGTTGCCGACAAGATCACCGGTCCCTACGAGCACATCACGTGGCTTCGCGGCGCCGGCTGCGACACGACGCTGTTCGGCGACACCGACGGCAAGACTTACGCCTTCATCTCGCGCGGCAACATTGACGTGCAGGAGATTGACCTGAACACAATGAAGCTTGTGGGCCAACCCAAGCGCATCCTCACCGCCGACAACTCCGACATCGGCGTCCCCGCCAAGCCGGATTACCTCGAAGGCCCGTGGGTGGAAAAGATCGGCGCAAGGTATTGCCTCTTCTATGCCGAAATCTACAAGGACAAGAAGTTCCCCGCCTGGCTCGGCTACTGGACCGGTGTCGCGTATGCCGACTCACCGCTCGGTCCGTGGAAAAAAGACCCGCGCGGCAAACTTTTTCTCGGCGGCCATCTCGCTGTCTTCGACGGTCCTGACCACCGTAAATGGTTTTCCTACCGGGGCGAAAGCAACGACGCCGCGCACGGCAAACTCTGCATCGCCCCGGTCAACCTGGAATAGCCATGGCCCACTTTGTCCGCTTGGCCTGGTGGAGCATGAAACTCTCATGCCGGAAAGGATCGGGGGAAACGGGATCCCTGCGCCGAAACGCAGCGCGGTAGTTCCTGACTTCCAGCTCAACAAAACCACCTTTTATGTCACCCAGCGTCCCTATACGCTCAAGCCGGTACGGGGCACCTTGTTCCTGTGCTTTAACGCCCGGCAGCAAGTCGATTTGCGCGACTGGCGGCGCGCGGAGGTCGTGCAGGCGCAGCAACAGTTGCAGGCCGGCAAAACGATTAAAAGCGGCTTGGAAAAGTATTTTGACCGGCGCGGCAAACTCAGGCCCAGGTGCTGGCGCAAGCCGAGGAGTTTGATGGTTACTCCTGTATTTTCTCCACCCACCCCTTGCCCAAAGCGCAACTGGTGCATCACTACTTTGACAAGGATCTCGTGGAAAAAGCCTTTCGCGCCCTCAAAGGCGTGATCAAACTGCAACCGCTTCGCCACTGGTTGGCCCAGCGCGTCATCGCCCATGTCTTTATCTGTTATCTGGCCTATCTCTTGCTGGCCTTGCTGAAGTTCCGCCTTAAAGATTTAGCGCTCTCCCCCGAAGCGGCGCTGGAGGAACTGAGTACGATGTACAAGGTCTACCTGCGCGATCCCAAAAACGTCTTCAAAATCTCGCGCGTTGTCACCCTCACCAAAAAACAGGAAACCATTCTCAAGACCATTGACCCCAAACTTTTGACCTCAGAAAATTGATGTAGTGAGTATTTTTGACCTGGAATTCAGGTTGAACTCGCGGGCGGGACGCCCGCGCCACTCATGATCTTGGCGACGCCGAAGTCGGCAATCATCACGCGCCCAGTCTTGTCCAGCAGCAGGTTCTCCGGCTTGATGTCGCGGTGGACGATGCCGTGCTCGTGGGCGTATTGCAGCGCCTCGCACACCGGCGGCACGATAGCCAGCGCCTGCTCGGGGGTGAACCGGGCGGTTTTCATGGCCTGCCGCAGGTTCACGCCGTCCACAAACTCCATCAGCAGGTAGTAGAACCCGCCCGCCTGGCCGAAATCATGAATGGTGACGATATTGGGGTGATTCAGCGCGGCGAGCGCCTTTGCCTCGCGTGTAAATCGTTCGGCGAACTGCGGGTCGCCCACACGCTCAGGGGCGAGGAGCTTGAGCGCAACGAGACGGTTGAGACTTTTCTGCCGCGCCTTATAGACTACCCCCATGCCGCCGCGCCCCAGGCATTCGAGAATATCAAGCTGGGGGAAGTGCGGGGCGAGTTCGGTCAGCGCGAGCGTCTGTTGTGGCGAAGAGGAATCGGAGTTCGTCTGGGTCGGCACCATCGCCTCCGCCATCAGACAACGGGGGCACAAACCATCGGTCATGGCGGCCGGCAGGGCCACGCCACACTTGGGGCAGGAGTTTAATGACTTTGTTGACTCGTTCATACCGGTGTCTTGACGCGCTAGGGTGGTTTGGTTACCAGGATTTTTCCATTAATTCCCCAAGGCGGCGAACAAGGCGCGCATCTCGGCCTCGACCAGGCCGGGATCAGCAAGCGTACCAGCAACTTCCGCCTTCAGCAACTGGCGGAAGCGCCGTTTCAACCGATGGACCGCGACTTTCAGCGCGTTCGCGTTCATGCCGCAACGCGCGGCCAACACGGTCTGGTC of Verrucomicrobiota bacterium contains these proteins:
- a CDS encoding serine/threonine-protein kinase, with protein sequence MNESTKSLNSCPKCGVALPAAMTDGLCPRCLMAEAMVPTQTNSDSSSPQQTLALTELAPHFPQLDILECLGRGGMGVVYKARQKSLNRLVALKLLAPERVGDPQFAERFTREAKALAALNHPNIVTIHDFGQAGGFYYLLMEFVDGVNLRQAMKTARFTPEQALAIVPPVCEALQYAHEHGIVHRDIKPENLLLDKTGRVMIADFGVAKIMSGAGVPPASST